A region of Verrucomicrobiota bacterium DNA encodes the following proteins:
- the rfbF gene encoding glucose-1-phosphate cytidylyltransferase yields the protein MKVVILCGGLGTRLREETEYRPKPMVPVGGRPILWHIMKLYAHHGHRDFILCLGYKGEVIKDYFRNYHWNTSDVTLKLGRNPQITYHNTHDEEDWTVTLLDTGAETQTGGRLRRAIDHVPDDTFLLTYGDGLTDSDISASIRFHQQHGKLATVTAVRPSGRFGELAMDGHTITGFNEKPEQESAFINGGFFVLNRRVGEYLDNDACVFERAPLERLAREGNLQAYQHQGFWQCMDTYREQQMLDKMFNAGQAPWKVW from the coding sequence ATGAAAGTGGTTATTTTGTGCGGCGGTCTCGGCACGCGGCTGCGTGAGGAAACCGAATACCGGCCCAAGCCCATGGTGCCCGTCGGGGGTCGGCCTATCCTCTGGCACATCATGAAGCTCTACGCTCACCACGGGCACCGGGACTTCATCCTCTGCCTTGGCTACAAGGGCGAGGTCATCAAGGACTACTTCCGCAACTACCATTGGAACACCAGCGACGTGACGCTCAAGCTCGGCCGCAACCCGCAGATCACCTATCACAACACGCACGACGAGGAGGACTGGACGGTCACCTTGCTCGACACCGGCGCGGAGACACAGACCGGCGGCCGCCTGCGCCGAGCGATCGACCATGTCCCGGACGACACCTTCCTACTTACCTATGGCGACGGCCTGACGGACAGCGACATCAGCGCTTCCATCCGCTTCCACCAGCAGCACGGAAAACTGGCTACTGTCACGGCGGTTCGACCCTCGGGCCGCTTCGGTGAACTGGCGATGGACGGGCACACCATCACTGGCTTCAATGAGAAGCCGGAGCAGGAAAGCGCCTTCATCAACGGCGGTTTCTTTGTGCTTAACCGCCGCGTAGGCGAATATTTGGACAACGACGCCTGCGTGTTCGAACGCGCTCCCTTGGAACGACTGGCGCGCGAGGGCAACTTGCAGGCCTATCAGCATCAGGGCTTTTGGCAGTGCATGGACACCTACCGCGAGCAGCAGATGCTCGACAAAATGTTCAACGCCGGTCAGGCTCCATGGAAAGTCTGGTGA
- a CDS encoding SDR family oxidoreductase — MRILITGNLGYIGPVVVRHLRKVWPAAELIGFDTGYFAHSLTGASFLPECRLDRQIFGDLRTFPAEILEGVQAVVNLAAISNDPMGNQFGAVTEHINHLAGIRLAKAAKAAGVESFVFASSCSVYGFAADGARTESSPLDPLTAYARSKVSTECDLIPLADSTFNVSCLRFATACGWSDRLRLDLVLNDFVASAIATKKINILSDGTPWRPLIHVEDMARAIEWAVNRKSDNGGPAVVVNVGSDEWNYQVKDLADAVAGAFSDVAVLVNATAVPDRRSYRVAFAKFRSLAPAHQPKFTLASAVVGLKIGLEAMGFSDSDFRQSSLIRLHTLRAHVAASRLNEELKWI; from the coding sequence ATGCGCATTTTGATTACTGGTAACCTTGGTTACATCGGGCCTGTGGTGGTCCGCCATTTGAGGAAAGTCTGGCCGGCTGCCGAGCTGATAGGCTTCGACACCGGCTATTTCGCTCATAGTCTAACCGGGGCCTCATTCCTCCCTGAATGCCGCTTGGATCGCCAGATTTTCGGCGATCTTCGCACATTTCCCGCCGAAATCCTCGAGGGCGTGCAAGCGGTGGTCAATCTGGCTGCCATATCAAACGATCCGATGGGGAACCAGTTCGGAGCCGTAACAGAGCACATCAATCATCTTGCTGGAATTCGTCTGGCCAAGGCGGCCAAGGCGGCAGGCGTCGAGTCTTTCGTCTTCGCGTCCAGTTGCAGTGTTTACGGCTTTGCCGCAGATGGTGCTCGCACAGAGAGCTCCCCGCTCGACCCCCTTACCGCTTACGCACGCAGCAAGGTGTCGACAGAGTGCGACCTCATTCCACTGGCAGACTCTACTTTCAATGTCAGCTGCTTGCGCTTTGCAACTGCCTGCGGTTGGAGTGATCGCCTTCGGCTCGACCTAGTCCTCAATGACTTCGTTGCTTCGGCCATTGCCACGAAGAAGATCAACATTCTGAGCGATGGCACGCCATGGCGACCACTCATTCATGTGGAGGATATGGCCAGGGCCATTGAGTGGGCGGTCAACCGAAAATCAGACAACGGCGGGCCTGCTGTTGTGGTGAACGTCGGCTCAGATGAATGGAACTACCAAGTCAAAGATCTGGCAGATGCAGTTGCGGGAGCCTTCTCGGATGTGGCTGTCTTGGTGAACGCTACGGCGGTGCCGGATCGTCGGAGTTACAGGGTTGCTTTTGCGAAGTTTCGTTCGTTGGCACCCGCTCATCAGCCTAAGTTCACCTTGGCGTCAGCCGTTGTTGGGCTCAAAATTGGACTGGAAGCCATGGGTTTTAGCGACTCTGACTTCCGTCAATCATCCCTCATTCGCCTCCATACCCTGCGAGCGCATGTCGCTGCCTCCCGCCTTAACGAAGAGCTAAAATGGATTTAA
- a CDS encoding class I SAM-dependent methyltransferase produces the protein MTAFTCRACGSTRGELVLDLGLQPLANNLLRPEDLGKPEPRFPLRVFICPDCWLLQITDLVPPVEMFTEYLYFSSFSDTMLRHARTAAERYLAEFQLGPDSFVVEVASNDGYLLQNFSRAGVPCLGIEPAANIAKVAREKGIETWTEFFGLKLAQRLGTERRQADLILGNNVFAHAPGINDFTAGLHELLAPGGRVVLEFPYGVELVEKTEFDTIYHEHVFYFTLTPLMPLFRRHGLEIFHVERLPIHGGSLRLFAGHAGAQPVRPSVAALLAEERAKGVDQPAFYRGFAEQVRRLREDLIAKLSELKRQGQTLAAYGASAKGSTLLNYCGLGRETLDFVADRSTHKQGRLTPGTHLPIVGPEELAKRQPDHTLLLTWNFADEILEQQRAYRERGGKFTIPISKVRTV, from the coding sequence ATGACCGCCTTCACATGCCGTGCCTGCGGCTCAACCCGCGGCGAACTCGTGCTCGACCTCGGCCTGCAGCCGCTGGCGAACAACCTCCTGCGCCCGGAGGACCTCGGCAAGCCGGAGCCTCGCTTCCCGCTGCGCGTGTTCATCTGCCCGGATTGCTGGCTGCTCCAGATCACCGACCTCGTGCCGCCGGTCGAAATGTTCACCGAGTATCTCTATTTCTCCTCGTTCTCTGACACGATGCTCCGCCATGCGCGAACGGCGGCGGAGCGCTACCTCGCCGAGTTCCAGCTTGGGCCGGACAGCTTCGTGGTCGAGGTGGCAAGTAACGACGGCTACCTTCTCCAGAACTTCTCGCGTGCGGGCGTGCCGTGCCTGGGCATCGAACCGGCGGCGAACATCGCGAAAGTTGCGCGCGAAAAAGGCATCGAGACATGGACCGAGTTCTTCGGCCTGAAGCTGGCGCAACGGCTGGGCACGGAGCGGCGGCAGGCGGACCTGATTCTCGGCAACAACGTCTTCGCCCACGCGCCGGGCATCAACGACTTCACAGCCGGCTTGCACGAGCTGCTCGCGCCCGGCGGACGCGTGGTGCTGGAGTTTCCCTACGGCGTCGAGTTGGTCGAGAAGACGGAGTTCGACACGATCTACCACGAGCACGTCTTCTACTTCACGCTTACGCCGCTGATGCCGCTCTTCCGTCGGCACGGGCTGGAGATTTTCCATGTCGAGCGTTTGCCCATTCATGGCGGCTCGCTGCGGCTCTTCGCCGGGCATGCGGGCGCGCAGCCGGTGCGGCCCAGCGTGGCCGCGCTGCTGGCGGAGGAGCGCGCGAAGGGCGTAGACCAGCCGGCGTTCTATCGCGGCTTCGCCGAGCAAGTCCGCCGACTGCGCGAGGACTTGATCGCGAAGCTCTCCGAACTGAAGCGACAGGGCCAGACCCTCGCGGCCTATGGCGCTTCGGCGAAGGGCAGCACGCTCCTGAACTACTGCGGGCTGGGCCGCGAGACGCTGGATTTCGTGGCCGACCGCAGCACGCACAAGCAGGGCCGCCTCACGCCCGGCACACATCTACCGATTGTCGGTCCGGAGGAATTGGCCAAGCGTCAACCCGACCACACGCTGTTGCTCACTTGGAATTTCGCGGACGAGATACTCGAACAGCAGCGCGCTTACCGGGAGCGCGGCGGCAAGTTCACCATCCCCATTTCCAAGGTGCGGACGGTATGA
- the rfbC gene encoding dTDP-4-dehydrorhamnose 3,5-epimerase, whose product MKFTPTKIAGVWIVDMERHEDDRGWFARTWCAEEFRKRGLNPDLSQCSASFNRQRGTLRGMHWQAAPHEEAKLVRCVRGAMFDVALDVRPGSATFRQWVGVELTPDNGRALYIPKGCAHGFQTLADDTEVFYQIAGEYHPASGCGVRWNDPAAGIAWPVAAAYLSERDRGLPLLADLR is encoded by the coding sequence ATGAAGTTCACGCCGACAAAAATCGCGGGCGTCTGGATTGTGGACATGGAACGCCATGAAGACGACCGAGGCTGGTTCGCGCGAACGTGGTGCGCCGAGGAGTTCCGAAAGCGCGGCCTAAACCCGGACCTCTCGCAATGCAGCGCCTCCTTCAACCGACAGCGTGGGACGCTGCGCGGCATGCACTGGCAGGCCGCGCCGCACGAGGAGGCCAAGCTGGTGCGCTGCGTGCGCGGCGCGATGTTCGACGTGGCGCTAGACGTGCGCCCGGGCTCGGCGACATTCCGGCAATGGGTGGGCGTGGAACTGACCCCGGACAACGGCCGCGCGCTCTACATCCCCAAAGGCTGCGCGCACGGCTTTCAGACCCTTGCGGACGACACGGAGGTCTTCTACCAGATTGCCGGCGAGTATCACCCGGCGAGCGGCTGCGGGGTGCGGTGGAATGATCCGGCAGCCGGTATCGCTTGGCCCGTGGCCGCAGCCTACCTGTCGGAGCGTGATCGTGGTCTGCCCCTGTTGGCGGACCTGCGTTGA
- a CDS encoding NAD(P)-dependent oxidoreductase has translation MRIIVTGGSGFLGSACVRAATAAGHSVAVLTRFPRQGSAAEQLLGSVEQPPWTAIRNFAPDACVHAAWIATPGLYLESPENADWVRWSLAFLNELPALGVRHITVLGTGIEYQITGQRLREDTTPLQPLSGYARSKCELHVQLAAWRQDARLADLGLAWARIFYPYGAGEHPARLASSLIAKLRRGEPVQLKTPHSTKDYIHVDDVATALLTVLERRYCGAINVGTGVGVTVDTVAQKLGHLLGRADLVQPPTNAPANSLDYVVADAGRLHALGWRPQVALEAGLRRLVEVSWK, from the coding sequence ATGCGGATTATTGTCACTGGCGGAAGCGGATTTCTCGGGTCGGCCTGTGTGCGGGCCGCCACGGCTGCTGGCCACTCGGTGGCCGTGCTGACCCGGTTCCCACGTCAGGGGAGCGCGGCGGAACAGTTGCTCGGCTCGGTGGAGCAACCGCCTTGGACGGCCATCCGTAACTTTGCTCCCGATGCCTGCGTGCATGCCGCATGGATCGCCACCCCGGGGCTTTATTTGGAATCACCCGAGAATGCCGACTGGGTGCGCTGGAGCCTGGCTTTTCTCAATGAGCTACCCGCCCTCGGGGTGCGCCATATCACGGTGTTGGGAACCGGGATTGAGTATCAGATTACCGGCCAGCGGTTGAGGGAAGACACAACGCCGCTGCAGCCGCTGTCGGGTTATGCGCGCAGCAAGTGCGAGCTACACGTGCAGTTGGCGGCCTGGCGGCAGGATGCGCGGTTGGCTGACCTCGGGCTTGCGTGGGCGAGAATTTTTTATCCCTACGGCGCGGGAGAACATCCGGCCCGCTTGGCCAGCTCGCTGATCGCCAAACTTCGACGGGGGGAACCGGTCCAGTTGAAAACACCGCACAGCACGAAGGATTACATCCATGTGGACGACGTGGCGACAGCGTTGCTAACGGTGCTGGAGCGGCGTTACTGCGGCGCGATCAACGTGGGCACTGGCGTGGGGGTAACGGTGGACACGGTGGCGCAAAAGCTCGGGCATTTGCTCGGCCGGGCAGACTTGGTTCAGCCGCCCACCAACGCCCCAGCGAATTCGCTGGATTACGTCGTGGCCGATGCCGGACGCTTGCACGCGCTGGGCTGGCGGCCGCAGGTGGCGCTTGAAGCCGGACTGCGTCGGCTGGTAGAGGTGAGTTGGAAATGA
- a CDS encoding hydroxylase gives MKLTIDTEQKTLVCETATSREQLPLYSDRAFDLLAEQWVKVGWNQRYPYTFSWLGRPIIQLPEDMVRTQEVIHRVKPDVILETGVAHGGSLIFYASLCKALGHGRVIGIDIEIRPHNRQAIEAHELAALITLIEGSSTAPEIVATAKSHIRPGERVLVLLDSNHTRQHVLDELEAYHRLVGPGSYIVATDGIMKDLTDVPRGQADWDFNNPAAAAQEFARHHPEFVLEQPAWPFNESSLSRNITHWPSAWLRRA, from the coding sequence ATGAAGCTAACTATCGACACCGAGCAGAAAACCCTCGTTTGCGAGACCGCGACGAGTCGAGAGCAACTGCCGCTCTACTCCGACCGCGCGTTCGATCTACTGGCCGAGCAATGGGTGAAAGTTGGCTGGAACCAGCGCTACCCCTACACGTTCTCCTGGCTTGGTCGGCCCATCATCCAGTTGCCGGAGGACATGGTGCGCACGCAAGAAGTAATCCACCGCGTGAAGCCAGATGTGATCTTGGAAACCGGCGTCGCGCATGGCGGCTCGTTGATCTTCTACGCGTCCCTCTGCAAAGCCTTGGGGCATGGGCGGGTGATCGGAATCGACATCGAAATCCGTCCCCATAACCGGCAGGCCATTGAGGCCCACGAGCTGGCTGCCCTAATCACGCTGATTGAAGGGAGTTCGACGGCGCCGGAAATTGTGGCCACGGCCAAGTCGCACATTCGCCCGGGGGAACGCGTGCTCGTGCTTTTGGATTCGAACCACACCCGGCAACATGTGCTGGACGAGTTGGAAGCGTATCACAGACTGGTCGGGCCAGGCTCCTACATCGTGGCGACCGACGGCATCATGAAAGACTTGACCGATGTGCCTCGGGGTCAAGCCGACTGGGACTTCAACAACCCGGCGGCAGCGGCCCAAGAGTTTGCCCGGCACCATCCTGAATTCGTGCTGGAACAGCCAGCCTGGCCCTTCAACGAGAGCAGCCTATCACGGAACATCACCCATTGGCCGAGCGCGTGGCTGCGCCGGGCATGA
- a CDS encoding glycosyltransferase family 2 protein produces the protein MRTPRFSIVLPTKGRSFLVGHAIRSVLAQTFADFELIATDNDDGDATRLAVQTFGDPRLRYVRTGGLNMQDNWERGAAEATGEYLLILEDKQMLKCTALAQLLGHIDRFQPEVLRWTSDSFDDELVPARIRRGKGDGSVAMVSSDALLAGFLGDLRQSYKNTLPLPQLACLRRSVLDRIKTGPMGRLFHPVSPDVVLGLLLLNETDRVCVIQSSLVLYVSSKHSNGRSVTHKGSTGQQFLKQLPGGQGDTYDHVPVKCVNVPGSIFNDFQRLRGKVGGRLMRHELNWTKYFVECFGALLGPMAAGVDMAPELAEWKRALAEQPAMVQESVRAAIAAQRLKVPSNSSLARKKLARALGLPRLTRTMKHLIRGRLKHDPEWRFTDPIAYYEWECEQARAADRSAARQ, from the coding sequence ATGCGCACCCCTCGCTTCAGCATCGTGCTGCCGACCAAAGGCCGCAGCTTTCTGGTCGGTCACGCCATCCGCAGCGTGCTGGCCCAGACGTTTGCAGACTTTGAACTGATCGCCACCGACAACGATGACGGAGATGCCACACGCCTTGCGGTGCAAACCTTTGGCGATCCCCGGCTCCGCTATGTCCGCACCGGCGGCCTGAACATGCAGGACAACTGGGAGCGCGGAGCCGCCGAAGCGACCGGGGAATACCTGCTCATCCTTGAAGACAAGCAGATGCTAAAATGCACGGCCCTCGCGCAACTGCTGGGGCACATCGATCGCTTCCAACCCGAGGTGCTGCGATGGACGAGCGACAGCTTCGACGACGAACTGGTCCCGGCACGGATCCGCCGTGGCAAAGGCGACGGCTCCGTGGCGATGGTCAGCTCGGATGCCTTGCTCGCTGGCTTCCTGGGAGACCTGCGGCAAAGCTACAAAAACACGCTACCTCTGCCACAACTTGCGTGCCTGCGCCGCTCCGTGCTCGATCGGATCAAGACCGGGCCAATGGGGCGCCTGTTCCACCCCGTGTCGCCGGATGTTGTGCTTGGCCTCCTGCTGCTCAACGAGACAGACCGCGTGTGCGTGATCCAGTCGTCACTGGTTTTGTATGTTTCCAGCAAGCACAGCAACGGGCGCAGCGTTACCCACAAGGGCTCAACCGGACAGCAGTTCCTCAAGCAACTACCCGGCGGACAGGGGGACACCTACGACCATGTGCCGGTGAAATGTGTGAACGTGCCCGGCTCTATATTCAACGACTTCCAACGGCTGCGCGGGAAGGTGGGGGGGCGGCTCATGCGCCACGAACTCAACTGGACCAAATATTTCGTGGAATGTTTCGGCGCTTTGCTCGGCCCGATGGCCGCAGGCGTGGACATGGCTCCGGAACTGGCCGAGTGGAAACGGGCCTTGGCCGAGCAGCCCGCGATGGTGCAGGAATCCGTGCGGGCGGCCATCGCGGCGCAGCGGCTCAAGGTGCCATCCAACTCCAGCCTCGCGCGCAAGAAACTTGCACGCGCATTGGGACTGCCCCGGCTGACCCGCACGATGAAGCATCTCATTCGCGGCCGCCTCAAGCACGATCCCGAGTGGCGCTTCACCGACCCCATCGCCTACTACGAGTGGGAGTGCGAGCAAGCCCGTGCTGCCGACCGTTCAGCCGCGCGCCAGTAA
- a CDS encoding FkbM family methyltransferase, translating into MKTHSSPLSQWPLHKRILLPFQSRLRRAHRLFRSFPACPYQNFLDVGAYEGEFTDSLLAYFAPQHIWLVEADPDQAAALQKKFAAQPCCHVIAAAVADRSGTAEFRVNEHRPSSSIVPIAAQTEGISKKSMAESRTVRVPALSLDDLFQQHQLPVIDLMKVDIQGAERLLIAGGQRALTQVRQIFVEVWFEECYRGAALFPELHNLLTPLGFKLRSFHEFRKGPDGNLVYTNALYVQPGLLARG; encoded by the coding sequence ATGAAGACGCACTCCTCGCCGCTATCGCAATGGCCGCTGCACAAGCGGATCTTGTTACCATTCCAATCCCGCCTCCGCCGCGCGCATCGCTTGTTCCGTTCGTTCCCAGCCTGCCCTTACCAGAACTTTCTGGATGTGGGCGCTTACGAAGGCGAATTCACGGATAGCTTGCTGGCTTACTTCGCCCCCCAGCACATCTGGCTCGTGGAGGCGGATCCTGATCAAGCTGCGGCGTTGCAGAAAAAGTTCGCGGCTCAACCGTGTTGCCACGTCATCGCGGCGGCGGTGGCGGACCGGTCCGGCACGGCGGAGTTCCGCGTGAACGAACACCGGCCTTCGAGTTCGATCGTGCCCATCGCCGCGCAGACGGAGGGAATTTCCAAAAAATCCATGGCTGAATCGCGCACGGTGCGCGTGCCGGCCCTGTCACTGGATGACCTGTTCCAACAGCACCAGTTGCCGGTGATTGACCTGATGAAGGTGGACATCCAAGGCGCGGAGCGGCTGTTGATCGCCGGCGGCCAGCGGGCACTGACACAGGTGCGACAGATCTTCGTCGAGGTGTGGTTCGAGGAATGTTATCGCGGCGCGGCGCTCTTCCCCGAGCTGCACAATCTGCTCACGCCGCTGGGTTTCAAACTCCGCTCCTTCCACGAGTTCCGCAAAGGGCCGGACGGAAACTTGGTCTACACGAACGCCCTCTACGTGCAGCCGGGCTTACTGGCGCGCGGCTGA
- a CDS encoding glycosyltransferase family 4 protein — protein sequence MMRFLSLNFGGAQCASSWYRIHAFKPTLQAMGLAVECEEANQFERWDDLAKYDGVIVQKKLFNVSRVRAIRRQARRLIYDVDDAIWLPHQRRHHWFTRWRTNRRLKHIVSAADLCLTANEVLAQHLRPWSRRLEIFPMALDGQLWQPRQRPADDLVRLGWSGAPANLRYLEAIEPALAKLMERHSQARLVVLCGERPRFARLEFEHVPWQPGAEQGAVAGFDIGLLPLEDSPFAAGKSPIKGLQYLACGLPVVATPLEATRGLFAGSSAAAFATRQDEWVMELSALLSDAELRKQRGHAGRAHFEARYDLARQAHVLHRLMTTLPAALEPSA from the coding sequence ATGATGCGATTCCTAAGCCTCAATTTCGGCGGAGCCCAGTGCGCGAGTTCGTGGTATCGCATCCACGCCTTCAAACCCACGCTGCAGGCCATGGGCTTGGCAGTGGAATGTGAGGAGGCAAACCAGTTCGAGCGATGGGACGATCTGGCGAAATACGATGGCGTCATCGTGCAAAAGAAACTGTTCAACGTATCGCGAGTGCGTGCGATCCGGCGGCAGGCGCGACGCCTCATCTATGATGTGGATGACGCCATCTGGCTTCCGCATCAACGCCGCCACCACTGGTTCACCCGCTGGCGGACGAACCGCCGTTTGAAGCACATCGTTTCAGCGGCGGACCTGTGCCTTACGGCCAATGAGGTGCTGGCTCAACATCTGCGCCCTTGGTCGAGGCGGCTCGAAATTTTCCCCATGGCCTTGGATGGACAATTGTGGCAGCCGCGCCAGCGGCCGGCGGATGACTTGGTGCGCCTCGGCTGGTCCGGGGCACCTGCGAACCTACGCTATCTCGAAGCGATTGAACCTGCGTTGGCGAAGTTGATGGAGCGGCATTCCCAAGCCCGGCTCGTGGTGCTCTGCGGTGAACGCCCGCGTTTCGCGCGGTTGGAGTTCGAGCATGTGCCGTGGCAGCCAGGTGCGGAGCAGGGCGCGGTCGCTGGTTTTGATATTGGCCTCCTGCCGTTGGAAGATTCTCCATTCGCCGCTGGCAAATCACCCATCAAGGGGCTGCAATATCTTGCCTGCGGCCTGCCTGTCGTGGCGACTCCGTTGGAGGCTACTCGAGGACTATTCGCCGGGAGTTCCGCTGCGGCCTTTGCCACGCGACAGGACGAGTGGGTGATGGAACTCAGTGCGCTGTTGAGCGATGCCGAACTGCGCAAGCAACGGGGCCATGCGGGACGCGCGCATTTCGAGGCTCGGTATGATCTAGCGCGGCAGGCACACGTGCTCCACCGCTTGATGACCACGTTGCCGGCGGCTCTTGAACCAAGCGCATGA
- the rfaQ gene encoding putative lipopolysaccharide heptosyltransferase III translates to MLRPRMCSSTRTAPPKQVPLVHLLFLKPKHIGDALLLTPTLMAVRERYPAAMIWVLVRRGTESILAGCPAIDRIVTTAAPEAKRRGLSALRDDVKLVRELRRQHFDYAFEFSDSDRGRWLAWLSGARERVATRFYARISWLARRAITRFSDTDWLQGHRVEKDFTLVHETISLGSPVPPLAFSRERRAEWSPAATPDEFVVLHPGTRWQRKRWPFERWVELGRMLQARNLKLVLSSGPDAEEREGARRLQQELGPSVLNTDGQTTWAQLAGLLGKARLFVGVDTAAMHLAAACQCPTVALFGPSVLHFWRPWRVAHRVVMPESANEAQETPDFLSRVPSLSTDGVPTAKVYAACLEMLASTRSEAAIR, encoded by the coding sequence ATGCTTCGGCCGAGAATGTGTTCGTCAACCCGGACGGCACCGCCTAAACAAGTCCCGCTTGTGCATTTGCTGTTCCTCAAGCCCAAACACATCGGTGACGCGCTACTGCTCACGCCCACACTGATGGCGGTGAGGGAGCGTTATCCTGCCGCGATGATTTGGGTGCTGGTGCGGCGCGGCACGGAATCCATCCTGGCGGGGTGTCCGGCCATCGATCGCATCGTGACCACGGCGGCACCGGAGGCAAAAAGACGCGGGCTGTCGGCGCTGCGGGACGATGTCAAGCTGGTGAGGGAGTTGCGGCGGCAACACTTTGATTATGCGTTTGAGTTTAGCGACAGCGATCGAGGGCGTTGGCTGGCGTGGTTGAGCGGGGCACGAGAACGCGTCGCCACCCGATTCTACGCAAGGATAAGCTGGCTCGCACGCCGGGCGATCACCCGTTTCTCAGACACTGACTGGCTGCAAGGCCACCGGGTGGAGAAGGATTTTACGCTGGTGCACGAGACGATCTCGTTGGGATCGCCGGTGCCGCCTTTGGCCTTCAGCCGGGAGCGGAGGGCGGAGTGGTCGCCAGCCGCCACGCCGGACGAGTTTGTGGTGCTGCATCCCGGGACGCGCTGGCAGCGCAAGCGGTGGCCGTTCGAGCGATGGGTTGAGTTGGGGCGGATGCTTCAGGCCCGGAACTTGAAGCTGGTGCTCAGCTCGGGGCCCGATGCGGAAGAACGCGAGGGGGCGCGGCGCTTGCAACAGGAACTGGGTCCCAGTGTGTTGAACACGGATGGGCAGACCACTTGGGCGCAACTGGCCGGGTTGCTGGGAAAAGCGCGTCTGTTCGTGGGCGTGGACACGGCGGCGATGCATCTGGCGGCAGCATGTCAGTGTCCAACGGTGGCGCTGTTCGGGCCGTCTGTGCTGCATTTTTGGCGGCCGTGGCGCGTGGCGCATCGGGTGGTGATGCCGGAGAGCGCGAACGAGGCCCAAGAAACGCCTGACTTTCTGAGCCGCGTGCCGAGTTTGAGCACCGATGGGGTGCCGACCGCAAAGGTTTACGCCGCGTGTCTGGAAATGCTGGCGTCGACGAGGAGTGAGGCCGCGATCCGATGA